A stretch of Oncorhynchus mykiss isolate Arlee chromosome 14, USDA_OmykA_1.1, whole genome shotgun sequence DNA encodes these proteins:
- the LOC110488760 gene encoding transcription factor Sox-3 — MYNMMETEIKSPLPQSNSGSAAGNKNNSANDQDRVKRPMNAFMVWSRGQRRKMAQENPKMHNSEISKRLGADWKLLTDAEKRPFIDEAKRLRAMHMKEHPDYKYRPRRKTKTLLKKDKYSLPGGLLAPGANAVNNGVSVGQRMDSYAHMNGWTNSAYSLMQDQLAYPPHHSMNSPQIQQMHRYEMAGLQYPMMSSAQTYMNAASTYSMSPAYTQQTSNAMGLGSMASVCKTEPSSPPPAITSHSQRACLGDLRDMISMYLPPGGDGADHSSLQTSRLHSVHPHYQTAGTGVNGTLPLTHI, encoded by the coding sequence ATGTATAACATGATGGAAACCGAGATCAAGAGCCCGCTCCCGCAGTCCAATTCGGGCTCCGCTGCGGGCAACAAGAACAACAGTGCCAACGACCAGGACCGGGTGAAAAGGCCTATGAACGCTTTCATGGTGTGGTCCCGTGGACAGCGGAGAAAGATGGCACAAGAGAACCCTAAAATGCACAACTCTGAGATCAGCAAGCGGCTCGGTGCAGACTGGAAACTTTTGACCGACGCAGAGAAGAGACCCTTCATCGACGAGGCCAAGCGTCTGCGCGCCATGCACATGAAGGAGCATCCGGATTACAAATACCGTCCCCGCAGGAAGACCAAAACCCTGCTCAAGAAAGACAAGTATTCTTTGCCAGGAGGACTTCTAGCGCCAGGTGCCAACGCTGTTAACAACGGCGTCTCGGTGGGACAGCGGATGGACAGTTATGCACACATGAATGGCTGGACAAACAGTGCGTACTCCCTCATGCAGGACCAGTTGGCCTACCCTCCGCATCACAGCATGAACAGCCCTCAGATCCAGCAGATGCACCGGTATGAGATGGCAGGGCTCCAGTACCCCATGATGTCCTCGGCGCAGACCTACATGAACGCAGCGTCCACGTACAGCATGTCCCCAGCATACACGCAGCAGACCTCCAACGCCATGGGCTTGGGCTCCATGGCATCCGTGTGCAAGACCGAGCCGAGCTCACCTCCACCGGCAATTACCTCCCACTCCCAGCGAGCGTGTTTGGGGGATCTGAGGGATATGATCAGCATGTACCTGCCTCCGGGGGGAGACGGCGCGGATCACTCTTCCCTTCAGACCAGTCGGTTACACAGTGTACATCCGCACTATCAGACCGCGGGGACTGGCGTGAACGGAACGCTACCCCTAACCCACATTTGA